In the genome of Limnobaculum zhutongyuii, one region contains:
- a CDS encoding 2-hydroxyacid dehydrogenase yields the protein MNILFYHPYNDAKPYLEGIPARLPGAKIRVWQPGDDQPADYAIVWLPPYEMLAGRKDLKAVFSLGAGVDAIVAQLRERPEMLAPGVPLVRLEDAGMASQMEEYASAAVLRYFRRLDDYQRLQQQSRWQFLEPHTYENFTIGVMGLGILGASVAQRLSSFGFSVRGWSRSKKQIDGVTTYSAEQLPEFLNQTRLIVNLLPRTPDTQGILNKALFDQLQKGAYLINIARGAHLVEADLLEALDSGQLKAATLDVFASEPLSRQHVFWQRTEITITPHISAITQPQTTMDQICSRLLAFQAGEPISGIVDIIKGY from the coding sequence ATGAATATTCTCTTTTATCATCCTTATAATGATGCCAAACCCTATCTGGAAGGCATTCCTGCCCGTCTACCTGGTGCAAAAATTAGAGTATGGCAACCGGGGGACGATCAACCGGCAGATTACGCTATTGTCTGGTTACCACCCTATGAAATGCTGGCGGGACGGAAAGATTTAAAAGCCGTTTTCAGCTTAGGAGCCGGAGTTGATGCCATCGTTGCTCAATTGAGAGAGCGTCCTGAGATGCTGGCGCCAGGTGTTCCATTGGTTCGACTGGAAGATGCAGGCATGGCAAGCCAGATGGAAGAGTATGCCAGCGCAGCCGTATTACGCTATTTCCGCCGTCTGGATGATTATCAACGACTGCAACAGCAAAGTCGCTGGCAGTTTCTGGAACCCCATACCTATGAGAATTTCACCATTGGCGTAATGGGGTTAGGCATTTTAGGTGCCAGTGTGGCGCAGCGACTGTCATCCTTTGGTTTTTCGGTACGCGGTTGGAGCAGAAGCAAAAAGCAAATTGATGGTGTAACCACATACAGTGCCGAACAGTTGCCTGAATTTCTCAATCAAACTCGTTTGATAGTGAATTTATTACCCAGAACGCCAGATACTCAAGGTATACTGAATAAAGCGTTGTTTGACCAACTGCAGAAAGGGGCATATCTAATCAATATTGCCCGTGGCGCACATTTGGTTGAGGCGGATTTATTAGAGGCATTGGATAGCGGGCAGCTAAAAGCTGCAACGCTGGATGTTTTTGCCTCCGAGCCACTATCCAGACAACATGTGTTCTGGCAGCGTACGGAAATTACCATAACGCCACATATTTCAGCCATTACACAGCCACAAACTACCATGGACCAAATTTGCAGCCGGTTGCTGGCCTTTCAGGCCGGGGAGCCAATCAGCGGTATTGTTGATATTATTAAAGGATATTGA
- a CDS encoding glycosyl transferase family 90: protein MHREKIPFYTENIIKDLIPRVFFRRNIHRLLESISESKRDYIDYRVNYYNKLNTPFTLDESAVECGKLTVKGHPSTYYYDLMESARYFDPHLRINYFLGDIKHVPDKPTLLKTRPIAGDNQNSVLLKLNKIRHFRLFNDTIPFEQKLDMAVFRGACYQEARKQLLNNFHNSPLVDVADTGRYGDVKRKNLMCETEQMKYKFIISIEGNDVATNLKWIMHSNSLCFMRKPRIESWFMEGILIPDFHYVQLNDDFSYLEEKIAYYSHHIDEAKMIIHNANAYVSQFLDNVQERAISLLVMKKYFALSGQ from the coding sequence ATGCATAGAGAGAAAATCCCGTTTTATACTGAAAATATTATTAAAGATTTGATTCCTCGAGTTTTTTTTCGGAGGAATATTCATCGATTACTCGAGAGTATTAGTGAATCTAAACGGGACTATATTGACTATCGGGTTAATTACTACAATAAACTCAATACGCCTTTTACACTGGATGAGTCCGCTGTTGAATGCGGCAAACTGACGGTTAAGGGACATCCCAGTACCTATTATTATGATTTGATGGAGTCTGCCCGTTATTTTGATCCCCATCTCCGAATTAATTATTTTCTCGGTGATATAAAACACGTCCCGGATAAGCCAACGTTGCTGAAAACACGACCAATTGCCGGAGATAATCAAAATTCGGTACTTTTGAAGCTAAATAAAATACGTCATTTCCGCCTGTTTAATGACACTATCCCTTTTGAACAGAAGCTGGATATGGCGGTATTTCGAGGTGCCTGCTACCAGGAAGCCAGAAAGCAATTACTCAATAATTTTCACAACTCTCCGTTGGTTGATGTGGCTGATACCGGACGATATGGTGATGTGAAAAGAAAAAACCTGATGTGCGAAACCGAACAAATGAAATATAAGTTCATTATTAGCATAGAAGGAAATGATGTTGCCACCAACCTGAAATGGATTATGCACTCTAACTCACTCTGTTTTATGCGTAAGCCGCGTATTGAAAGTTGGTTTATGGAAGGAATATTGATTCCTGATTTTCATTATGTTCAATTGAACGATGATTTTTCCTATTTGGAAGAGAAAATAGCCTACTATTCTCATCATATAGATGAAGCTAAAATGATTATTCATAACGCGAATGCTTATGTGTCACAGTTTTTGGACAATGTGCAGGAGAGAGCAATTTCACTGTTGGTGATGAAGAAGTATTTTGCGCTTTCTGGCCAGTAG
- a CDS encoding NapC/NirT family cytochrome c, which produces MSGRKSKFFLFICSALLLGLLAFSGGSYVLHKTSETSFCLSCHTMQSAYEEYQGSVHFKNQKGIRAECSDCHIPQAPVDFLLAKMKASKDVYHQFVTGKIDTPEKYEEHRLAMAQTVWHQLQQNDSATCRSCHQFDAMDIQAQSADAQKMHNLGIKEKQTCIDCHKGVAHFPPEIKMDEKAQDALLSEAKQTSQDAKLVYPVQPVKLSELGTAYPATALKVVKSDASGRQVELNGSQMKGAEQVIYLEKGQRLILATLTEQGQNALKINADFTKDEYDNEWRPVTLTATITDPVLSDLAPLWSYAENLDNVYCSGCHAKISSKHYTVNAWPAVAKGMGARTDISPQDLDILTKYFQYNAKDINSH; this is translated from the coding sequence ATGTCTGGAAGGAAGTCGAAGTTTTTTCTATTTATTTGTTCAGCACTTTTGTTAGGGCTGTTGGCATTTAGCGGCGGCAGCTATGTATTACACAAAACGTCAGAAACCAGCTTCTGTCTCTCATGCCATACCATGCAGTCAGCCTATGAAGAATATCAGGGCTCAGTTCACTTTAAAAATCAGAAAGGTATTCGGGCAGAATGCTCTGATTGCCATATTCCACAGGCTCCTGTTGATTTCTTACTGGCAAAAATGAAAGCCAGTAAAGATGTTTATCATCAGTTTGTCACCGGAAAAATCGATACACCGGAAAAATATGAAGAACACCGGTTGGCTATGGCGCAGACGGTTTGGCATCAGCTACAGCAAAACGATTCGGCAACCTGTCGTTCTTGCCACCAGTTTGATGCGATGGATATTCAGGCACAAAGCGCTGATGCACAAAAGATGCATAACCTGGGTATTAAAGAAAAACAGACCTGTATTGATTGTCACAAGGGTGTAGCTCACTTCCCGCCTGAAATTAAAATGGATGAAAAGGCGCAGGATGCCTTACTGAGTGAAGCCAAGCAAACCTCTCAGGATGCGAAACTGGTCTATCCGGTTCAGCCAGTCAAACTCAGTGAACTGGGAACCGCCTACCCTGCTACTGCGTTAAAAGTGGTGAAATCCGATGCGTCCGGTCGACAAGTTGAGTTGAACGGAAGCCAGATGAAAGGGGCTGAACAGGTTATCTATCTGGAAAAAGGCCAACGCCTGATTCTGGCTACGCTGACAGAGCAAGGTCAAAACGCGCTAAAAATTAACGCCGACTTCACTAAAGATGAGTACGACAATGAATGGCGTCCTGTAACGTTAACCGCCACCATAACGGACCCCGTCTTGTCCGACCTCGCACCATTATGGAGCTACGCCGAAAATCTGGACAACGTTTACTGCTCTGGTTGTCATGCCAAAATTTCGTCAAAACACTATACCGTTAATGCCTGGCCTGCGGTGGCAAAAGGCATGGGTGCCAGAACCGATATCTCTCCACAGGATTTGGATATTTTAACCAAGTATTTCCAATACAACGCCAAAGATATAAACAGTCACTAA
- a CDS encoding DUF4139 domain-containing protein: MRLSSLSLSFLVLFSSPVFLSSASADTSPQLKRVMLSSAGVGYFEYESDVEGPTTLTLSIPRNQIDDVLKSMTIDGANGGAVSVRMPDDEPLEKGFSDFLFTPDSLESPARLLSELRGAEVSIEGPRSIKGKLMSVEAETVTLDNDKGTQNRYRVSLITSEGLKQAILQDVQSLHFEDEKLRNQLNQALTLMATAQENGPRQLDIVLSGKGKRQVKIGYVVSTPVWKVAYRVQLDKADRAHLQGWAILENTSGRDWKDVELTLLSGNPIAFRQPLYQSYYVDRPVVPVETLNHQLPLIDKGELDGRSQLNQYAMQKQARPMAAPNQLNGGQFLAAPTALMVRSEDEKDIRETDVSQSAPQAEAIENQSQIVLKLPEHQTIASGQSMMTPIIDRDIPAVRHTLLSNNKPIVAVEIANQSTTGLPPGAITFYDGTVDTTYLGDGQIGALPVGEKRLVGFASDLNVRIIRDAPTTKELYSASVNSGVVQIKNSVRQTTTYRLKSSAKEKRIVVLDIPRRANETLVEPKADASGISLIQNGYRIRHSLAAGQEETLNIVTESVKLESLSFEQMQNIDRNSLDFYMRTIIQNGAMDDETKKIFRQIASMRQPSIDADDAIASFQDSREVIISEQKRLRENLAQVPNGSDLQKRYLKQMEQQEDKMDALLSQIETEKDKKAKADVALKVWLNSN, from the coding sequence ATGCGGTTGAGTTCTTTGAGTCTGAGTTTTCTGGTTCTATTCTCTTCTCCGGTATTCTTATCTTCGGCCAGTGCCGATACTTCACCACAGCTAAAACGGGTGATGTTATCCAGCGCTGGGGTTGGTTATTTTGAATATGAATCAGATGTTGAAGGGCCAACAACGCTGACGCTCTCCATTCCACGCAACCAGATAGATGATGTATTAAAAAGCATGACGATTGACGGTGCTAATGGTGGCGCAGTATCTGTACGCATGCCTGATGATGAACCACTGGAAAAGGGATTTAGTGATTTTTTGTTTACGCCCGACTCGCTGGAGTCACCGGCACGCTTACTGAGTGAGTTACGTGGTGCTGAAGTATCGATTGAAGGTCCCCGTTCAATTAAAGGGAAGCTGATGTCGGTAGAAGCGGAAACGGTGACGCTGGATAACGATAAAGGTACCCAGAATCGTTATCGGGTATCACTTATTACTAGCGAAGGGTTGAAACAGGCTATTTTACAGGATGTTCAGTCTTTGCATTTCGAAGATGAAAAGCTTCGTAACCAACTTAATCAGGCTTTAACGCTGATGGCTACAGCTCAGGAGAATGGGCCACGCCAGTTAGATATTGTTCTGTCCGGAAAAGGCAAGCGCCAGGTGAAGATTGGTTATGTTGTCAGCACACCCGTCTGGAAAGTCGCTTACCGGGTCCAGTTAGATAAAGCCGACCGCGCCCATCTGCAGGGCTGGGCTATTTTAGAAAATACCAGCGGACGAGACTGGAAAGATGTTGAACTTACCCTTTTGTCAGGAAATCCAATCGCATTTCGCCAGCCGCTTTATCAGTCCTACTACGTTGATCGCCCGGTGGTACCCGTAGAGACGCTGAACCACCAACTGCCCCTGATTGATAAGGGGGAGCTTGATGGAAGAAGTCAATTAAACCAATATGCTATGCAAAAGCAGGCTCGCCCAATGGCAGCGCCAAACCAATTGAATGGCGGGCAGTTCCTGGCTGCACCTACTGCCCTGATGGTTCGCTCTGAGGATGAAAAGGACATAAGAGAGACCGACGTTTCTCAATCTGCGCCTCAGGCAGAAGCGATAGAAAATCAGAGCCAGATTGTGCTTAAACTCCCTGAGCACCAGACGATTGCTTCTGGTCAGTCTATGATGACACCGATTATCGACCGGGATATCCCTGCCGTTCGCCATACTCTATTGAGTAATAATAAACCTATTGTGGCGGTTGAAATTGCCAACCAGAGTACAACCGGACTCCCCCCGGGAGCCATTACGTTTTACGATGGTACTGTTGATACTACGTATTTAGGGGATGGGCAGATTGGTGCGTTACCCGTGGGTGAGAAGCGGTTAGTGGGTTTTGCTTCAGATCTAAACGTTCGTATTATTCGTGATGCGCCAACCACAAAAGAGCTGTATTCAGCATCAGTGAATAGTGGCGTGGTACAGATTAAGAATTCTGTGCGTCAGACAACAACCTATCGACTAAAATCGTCAGCAAAAGAGAAACGCATCGTGGTACTCGATATACCGCGCCGTGCCAATGAAACCTTGGTTGAACCGAAAGCGGATGCCAGTGGTATCAGCCTGATTCAAAATGGGTATCGTATCAGACATTCTCTGGCCGCAGGTCAGGAAGAGACACTCAATATTGTCACCGAGTCAGTAAAACTGGAGTCACTCAGTTTTGAACAGATGCAGAATATCGACCGAAACAGTCTGGATTTTTATATGAGGACCATTATCCAAAATGGGGCAATGGATGATGAAACTAAAAAAATATTCCGTCAGATTGCCAGTATGCGTCAGCCATCTATTGATGCCGACGACGCGATTGCCAGTTTTCAGGATTCGCGTGAAGTTATTATTTCTGAACAGAAACGACTACGGGAAAATCTTGCTCAGGTACCCAATGGCAGTGACTTACAGAAACGTTACCTGAAGCAGATGGAACAACAAGAAGATAAAATGGACGCATTGCTAAGTCAGATAGAAACAGAGAAGGACAAAAAGGCTAAGGCAGATGTCGCATTAAAAGTCTGGTTAAACAGCAATTAA
- a CDS encoding LysR family transcriptional regulator translates to MKKVTFDLHQLRAFITVIDTGSFSAAARQLNQTQSAISQLISQLEKSLNSQLIDRRRRPVKATLLGHECYRFSMKILSECGEMQNWLHTIDSGKLPRLRLGLVDSVVAIAGLQILKYLQPKVDKVSQITGTAPELLAALQSGKLDVIVTMIHEDVPESLSLYPLITERFFAVTPINWPEQTLEQLCKRHNYIAYANWTPTGAQTLNWLKWRNLKPHIQFELARADHILSMIASGHGWTLATPMFLANDFSLLSSLNCNPLPAPGLSRKMAILCREGELENFIPSFTADIKQLVETTIDEHMAERWPWMYQR, encoded by the coding sequence ATGAAAAAAGTCACCTTTGATTTACATCAGCTCAGAGCCTTTATTACGGTGATTGATACCGGCTCTTTTAGCGCTGCTGCCCGCCAGCTAAATCAGACTCAGTCCGCTATTTCGCAGCTTATCTCACAGTTGGAAAAATCATTAAATAGCCAACTGATCGATCGCCGGCGTCGCCCGGTAAAGGCAACATTATTGGGGCATGAATGCTATCGCTTCAGTATGAAGATTTTGTCTGAGTGCGGAGAAATGCAGAACTGGTTGCATACCATTGACAGTGGAAAATTACCGCGATTACGACTGGGATTGGTGGATTCCGTGGTCGCCATTGCCGGGCTGCAAATCCTAAAATACCTGCAACCTAAAGTAGATAAGGTGAGTCAGATAACCGGTACAGCACCTGAGTTGCTGGCCGCACTCCAATCCGGCAAACTGGATGTGATTGTTACCATGATTCATGAAGATGTTCCTGAATCGCTCTCTTTGTATCCGCTAATTACCGAAAGGTTTTTTGCCGTGACCCCAATAAACTGGCCGGAACAGACGCTGGAACAGTTGTGTAAACGTCACAATTACATCGCCTATGCTAACTGGACGCCGACAGGGGCTCAAACCCTTAACTGGCTGAAATGGCGCAATCTTAAACCTCATATTCAATTTGAGTTAGCACGAGCGGATCACATTTTATCAATGATTGCCTCCGGACACGGGTGGACACTGGCAACCCCTATGTTTCTTGCCAATGACTTTAGTTTGCTGTCATCACTGAACTGTAATCCATTGCCAGCGCCGGGGCTGAGCCGAAAAATGGCGATATTATGCAGGGAAGGGGAGTTGGAGAATTTTATCCCCTCATTTACTGCGGATATTAAACAGTTGGTTGAAACGACGATTGATGAGCACATGGCAGAGCGCTGGCCGTGGATGTATCAGCGGTGA
- a CDS encoding anaerobic C4-dicarboxylate transporter has product MLILEIVILLGAIVLAARLGGIGVGLAGGLGLAIVIFILGLPPGDIPIAVMLIILSVILALSVMQQAGGMGYMVKCAEKLLRKHPRYINILAPATTFVLTTLAGTGYTAMSVLNVIQQVAKENGIRPSQPLSSAVVASQIAITASPISAATAAMYVVVEQMGVSFGSALCVIMPAAIFGSAVAAFVASRQGIELKDDPIYIERVNKGLVNFIPPEVKLVEATKEAKRSVWIFLAGVSFIVLMLLFKPIIGHKLGSQDIIVITMLLTSFIMVLVCKVELTTIKKAPIFQDGAESLIVVLGIVWLSATIIGVHIPEIKVAAGEILQEYPALLAVVFFFTSALLFSQGATSALLIPIAASLHVDAATILASFVAVSALYITNIYPTTAFAIATDDTGSFLSKKWNGCFIINHPFFLPGLLGIVCAIPVGFMLANLVL; this is encoded by the coding sequence ATGTTAATACTTGAGATAGTCATACTGCTTGGGGCGATAGTACTGGCCGCTCGTCTGGGTGGCATTGGGGTAGGATTAGCCGGAGGATTAGGACTGGCAATAGTCATTTTTATCCTTGGATTGCCGCCTGGTGATATCCCTATCGCCGTGATGTTAATTATACTTTCAGTTATTCTGGCGCTGTCCGTCATGCAGCAAGCTGGCGGCATGGGTTATATGGTGAAGTGCGCCGAAAAATTATTAAGAAAGCACCCTCGCTATATTAACATTCTGGCACCGGCAACCACCTTTGTGCTAACCACTCTGGCAGGAACAGGCTATACCGCCATGTCGGTACTTAACGTTATCCAGCAGGTAGCCAAAGAGAATGGTATTCGCCCAAGCCAGCCGCTAAGTTCTGCGGTGGTCGCCTCGCAAATAGCCATCACGGCTTCGCCAATATCGGCAGCCACCGCTGCTATGTATGTGGTGGTTGAACAGATGGGCGTCAGTTTTGGTTCGGCTTTATGCGTTATTATGCCTGCGGCAATATTTGGATCTGCCGTAGCGGCGTTTGTTGCCAGTCGTCAGGGGATCGAGCTGAAAGATGACCCTATTTATATTGAACGTGTAAATAAGGGATTAGTTAACTTTATACCACCAGAAGTAAAACTGGTTGAAGCCACGAAAGAAGCCAAGCGTTCTGTGTGGATCTTTCTGGCCGGTGTTTCATTTATTGTCCTGATGCTACTGTTTAAGCCGATTATCGGTCATAAATTGGGATCTCAGGATATCATCGTAATTACGATGCTCCTGACCTCATTCATTATGGTATTAGTTTGCAAAGTAGAGTTAACCACCATCAAGAAAGCACCAATCTTTCAGGACGGTGCAGAATCATTAATTGTGGTGTTAGGTATTGTCTGGCTAAGCGCAACCATTATTGGTGTCCATATTCCTGAAATAAAAGTCGCGGCGGGTGAAATATTACAGGAATACCCTGCGCTGCTGGCGGTGGTGTTCTTCTTTACCAGCGCTCTGCTGTTTAGTCAGGGGGCAACCAGTGCATTATTAATTCCTATTGCGGCCTCTTTACATGTCGATGCCGCAACAATTTTAGCCAGTTTTGTGGCCGTCAGCGCTCTGTATATTACCAATATCTATCCCACCACAGCTTTCGCCATTGCAACCGATGATACTGGTTCATTTTTGAGTAAAAAATGGAATGGCTGCTTTATTATTAATCATCCTTTCTTCCTGCCAGGTTTACTGGGAATTGTTTGTGCTATCCCGGTAGGATTTATGCTGGCAAATCTGGTTCTCTGA
- a CDS encoding aspartate ammonia-lyase, with product MRSETDLLGNMMIPDDAYYGIQTERARINFAVSGKTAVDVPNYLWSIAAIKRAAAEANSKIGALDPAIANAIIQAATEVMEHKFDDQFPIDIFQGGGGTSTNMNMNEVIANRANEILTGSKGYDVVHPNTHVNMCQSTNDVIPAAMKITCCLNLVDLISGVSRLEEVLEQKTKQFAHVVKLGRTCLQDAVPMTFGQQFSGYYHQIKRLHHSLTEARKQTFALPLGATAIGTGLSTQQGYLELVYPLLQQITGEPFVAEENFFDGLQNGDSYLEVAAQIKKLAVFLSKMSTDFRLQGSGPRAGFNELLIPAVQPGSSIMPGKINPVIPELINQIAYQVIGNDLSITMAVEGGELDLNVWEPVIIKALFESCGLLTNAIPILIDKCLLELLPNVEVCRRYAEQSTALATVISTLFGYKVGSRVATLAFEQNLSVREVVIAEKILTESQADYLLDPMTMCDPSASAAAINRYHQENQ from the coding sequence ATGAGAAGCGAAACAGACTTATTAGGAAATATGATGATACCGGATGATGCCTATTACGGTATCCAAACGGAACGGGCCCGGATAAATTTTGCGGTATCCGGTAAAACAGCAGTGGATGTACCGAATTATCTTTGGTCCATTGCGGCGATAAAACGCGCCGCCGCCGAAGCCAATAGCAAAATTGGTGCATTAGATCCGGCTATTGCCAACGCCATTATTCAAGCCGCAACCGAAGTCATGGAACATAAGTTCGACGACCAGTTTCCCATCGATATTTTTCAGGGCGGCGGCGGTACCTCCACCAACATGAATATGAATGAAGTTATTGCTAACCGGGCCAATGAAATTCTGACCGGTAGTAAAGGCTACGATGTTGTTCACCCAAATACGCACGTCAATATGTGCCAGTCAACCAACGATGTTATTCCTGCGGCAATGAAAATTACCTGCTGCCTGAATCTGGTGGATTTAATCTCTGGCGTTAGTCGCCTCGAAGAGGTACTGGAACAAAAAACTAAGCAGTTCGCTCACGTCGTCAAACTGGGAAGAACTTGTTTGCAGGATGCCGTTCCCATGACATTCGGCCAGCAATTTAGCGGCTATTACCACCAGATTAAACGTTTACACCACTCCCTGACAGAAGCCCGTAAACAAACCTTCGCACTACCATTAGGTGCAACTGCCATTGGTACCGGTTTATCTACCCAGCAGGGATACCTTGAGCTCGTCTACCCTCTCTTGCAGCAAATCACCGGAGAGCCTTTTGTTGCCGAAGAGAATTTCTTCGATGGCTTACAAAATGGCGATAGCTACCTCGAAGTGGCGGCGCAGATTAAGAAGCTGGCAGTATTTCTGTCTAAGATGTCGACGGACTTTCGCCTGCAGGGTTCCGGACCGAGGGCGGGCTTTAATGAACTTTTGATACCCGCCGTTCAGCCTGGCTCCTCGATTATGCCGGGGAAAATCAATCCGGTTATTCCGGAGTTGATTAACCAAATAGCCTATCAGGTAATTGGCAACGATCTCAGTATCACCATGGCGGTTGAAGGAGGTGAGCTGGATCTCAACGTATGGGAACCGGTCATTATCAAAGCGCTTTTCGAATCCTGCGGTCTGCTAACCAACGCCATCCCTATTCTTATCGATAAATGCTTACTGGAACTGCTACCCAATGTTGAGGTGTGTCGCCGCTACGCCGAACAAAGCACTGCGCTAGCCACAGTGATCTCAACCCTGTTTGGATACAAGGTCGGCAGCCGGGTTGCCACTCTGGCGTTTGAACAGAACCTGAGCGTTCGCGAGGTGGTGATTGCTGAAAAAATTCTGACTGAGTCACAGGCGGATTATCTGCTCGATCCCATGACCATGTGCGATCCCAGCGCCAGTGCCGCCGCCATTAACCGTTATCACCAGGAAAACCAATAA